Proteins encoded by one window of Phytohabitans houttuyneae:
- a CDS encoding RICIN domain-containing protein — protein MKRKLIGLAVIGLTVPAAIVAVSVLPANAAVPANGGVYTVVSASSGKCLEVAGGSADNGALLQQASCSSGATRQHWRVQSSSAGGFNLVNAGSTRCADVPSSSSSSGVQLQQWGCGDGTKLNQRWGFSPSSAAAGKYIVTSAASALCVSNRDGSTAGNNPVVQETCGDAARMQWTFNQVGGSPNPTTPPPSAGVPYSNVPDGFAQGVTGGAGGQTVTVTNQSQLNQYVTASGAYVIRVAGTINISPKGTELRVASNKTIIGVGTSGHIVGGGFFLGVGVSNVIIRNLTIRDTQMTDDDPGDDAYDYDAIQMDTANRIWIDHNRLTRMNDGLIDSRKDTTNLTVSWNHLVDHNKTFGIGWTENVTARITIHHNWFQNTVTRNPSADNIAYCHMYNNFLQNNSSYGNYVRGLTKAVIENSYFENVRNPYYVEAGELVNRGNVRVNSPWDSGKVTSKGSAFNPSSFYSYTLHNAADVPRLLRQYAGPQASIGN, from the coding sequence ATGAAACGGAAACTGATCGGCCTCGCCGTGATCGGCCTGACCGTGCCGGCCGCGATCGTCGCGGTCTCGGTGCTGCCGGCCAACGCCGCGGTGCCGGCCAACGGCGGCGTCTACACGGTGGTTTCCGCCTCCTCCGGCAAGTGCCTGGAGGTCGCCGGCGGCTCCGCCGACAACGGTGCGCTGCTCCAGCAGGCCTCCTGCTCCTCGGGTGCGACCCGGCAGCACTGGCGGGTCCAGTCGTCCTCGGCCGGAGGCTTCAACCTGGTGAACGCGGGCAGCACCCGCTGCGCGGACGTACCCTCCAGCTCGTCGTCGTCCGGCGTGCAGCTGCAGCAGTGGGGCTGCGGTGACGGCACGAAGCTCAACCAGCGGTGGGGTTTCTCCCCGTCGAGCGCGGCCGCCGGCAAGTACATCGTCACGAGCGCGGCGAGCGCGCTGTGCGTGAGCAACCGGGACGGCTCGACGGCGGGCAACAACCCGGTCGTCCAGGAGACCTGCGGCGACGCCGCGCGGATGCAGTGGACGTTCAACCAGGTCGGCGGCAGCCCCAACCCGACCACGCCGCCGCCGTCGGCTGGCGTGCCGTACTCGAACGTGCCAGACGGCTTCGCGCAGGGCGTCACCGGCGGCGCCGGCGGGCAGACCGTGACGGTCACCAACCAGTCGCAGCTCAACCAGTACGTGACGGCGAGCGGCGCGTACGTGATCCGGGTCGCCGGGACGATCAACATCAGTCCCAAGGGGACCGAGCTGCGGGTGGCCTCCAACAAGACCATCATCGGCGTCGGCACCAGCGGGCACATCGTGGGCGGCGGGTTCTTCCTCGGCGTGGGTGTCAGTAACGTGATCATCCGGAACCTGACGATCCGCGACACCCAGATGACCGATGACGACCCGGGCGACGACGCGTACGACTACGACGCGATCCAGATGGACACCGCGAACCGCATCTGGATCGACCACAACCGCCTCACGCGGATGAACGACGGCCTCATCGACAGCCGCAAGGACACCACAAACCTGACCGTCTCGTGGAACCACCTCGTGGACCACAACAAGACGTTCGGCATCGGCTGGACTGAGAACGTGACCGCACGGATCACCATTCACCACAACTGGTTTCAGAACACGGTCACGCGCAACCCCAGCGCGGACAACATCGCGTACTGCCACATGTACAACAACTTCCTGCAGAACAACAGCTCGTACGGCAACTACGTGCGCGGTCTGACCAAGGCGGTCATCGAAAACAGCTACTTCGAGAACGTCCGCAACCCGTATTACGTCGAGGCCGGCGAGCTGGTAAACCGGGGCAACGTCCGGGTCAACAGCCCGTGGGACTCGGGCAAGGTGACCTCGAAGGGCTCCGCCTTCAACCCGTCCAGCTTCTACTCGTACACGCTGCACAACGCGGCAGACGTGCCTCGGCTGCTGCGCCAGTACGCCGGACCGCAGGCGAGCATCGGCAACTGA
- a CDS encoding pectinesterase family protein, producing MFKRLTLVGAVALAVPAAIVAVSVLPANAATPANGGVYTLAVAASGKCLEVAGGSADNGALLQQASCSASATRQHWRVTSSSAGGFTLVNVNSTRCADVPSSSTTSGVQLQQWGCGDGTKVNQRWSFAASGAAPGKYTVTSAASGLCVSDRDGSTAGNNPIVQETCSDVARMQWLFNQVGGSPNPTTPPPTGTPTVAADGTGTYRTVQAAVDAVPANNTSRRVITIKAGTYREIVTVPSNKPHITLQGLGSSASNTVIVNNHSSAGGWGTSGSATVFVNGANFIATNLTMSNDYGEGSQAVALNLNADRAVFNNVRLLGAQDTFLVNDATRAYMVNSYVEGTVDFIFGGGTIVFNNCNIYEKRSTGGPITAASTAATKTYGFLFYRSNITGAANNVTQLGRPWRPDAQVLYRESTLSATVRTAQPWTDMSGNLWQNARFLEYRNTGSGAGTNSNRPQLSDSQAANYTPQRYLAGSDGWNPM from the coding sequence ATGTTCAAACGACTCACGCTGGTCGGCGCCGTGGCTCTGGCGGTACCGGCCGCGATAGTCGCCGTATCCGTGCTGCCGGCCAACGCCGCGACCCCGGCGAATGGCGGCGTCTACACGCTCGCCGTCGCGGCTTCGGGCAAGTGCCTCGAGGTCGCGGGTGGCTCCGCCGACAACGGTGCGCTTCTCCAGCAGGCGTCGTGCAGTGCCAGCGCGACGCGGCAGCACTGGCGGGTGACGTCGTCGTCCGCCGGCGGGTTCACGTTGGTTAACGTGAACAGCACCCGCTGCGCCGACGTCCCGTCGAGTTCGACGACGTCGGGTGTGCAGTTGCAGCAGTGGGGCTGCGGCGACGGTACGAAGGTCAACCAGCGGTGGTCCTTCGCGGCGTCGGGCGCGGCGCCCGGGAAATACACGGTCACCAGCGCGGCGAGCGGGCTGTGCGTGAGCGACCGCGACGGCTCGACCGCGGGCAACAACCCGATCGTCCAGGAGACCTGCTCCGACGTCGCCCGGATGCAGTGGCTCTTCAACCAGGTCGGCGGCAGTCCCAACCCGACCACGCCGCCGCCGACCGGCACGCCGACGGTGGCCGCGGACGGCACCGGCACGTACCGCACGGTGCAGGCGGCGGTCGACGCGGTGCCGGCGAACAACACCTCCCGCCGGGTCATCACTATCAAGGCCGGCACGTACCGGGAGATCGTCACGGTCCCCTCGAACAAGCCGCACATCACGCTGCAGGGGCTGGGCTCGTCCGCCAGCAACACGGTCATCGTCAACAACCACAGCTCCGCCGGCGGCTGGGGCACGTCGGGCAGCGCCACCGTCTTCGTCAACGGCGCCAACTTCATCGCCACCAACCTGACGATGTCCAACGACTACGGCGAGGGCAGCCAGGCCGTCGCGCTCAACCTCAACGCGGACCGCGCGGTCTTCAACAACGTGCGGCTCCTCGGGGCGCAGGACACCTTCCTGGTGAACGACGCCACCCGCGCCTACATGGTCAACTCCTATGTGGAGGGCACCGTCGACTTCATCTTCGGCGGCGGCACGATCGTCTTCAACAACTGCAACATCTACGAGAAGCGTTCGACCGGCGGGCCGATCACCGCGGCCAGCACCGCTGCCACCAAGACGTACGGGTTCCTCTTCTACCGCTCGAACATCACCGGCGCGGCGAACAACGTCACCCAGCTCGGCCGCCCGTGGCGTCCGGATGCCCAGGTGCTGTACCGCGAGTCGACGCTCAGTGCCACCGTCCGCACCGCGCAGCCGTGGACCGACATGTCCGGCAACCTCTGGCAGAACGCGCGCTTCCTCGAGTACCGCAACACCGGCTCGGGCGCGGGCACAAACAGCAACCGCCCGCAGCTGTCCGACTCCCAGGCCGCCAACTACACGCCGCAGCGCTACCTCGCCGGCTCCGACGGCTGGAACCCGATGTGA
- a CDS encoding ROK family transcriptional regulator, giving the protein MTTPIRPSSSRRREEPVRQESLRTINLELVFRHILAATHPISRTELAAATGLTRPTITRIVEDLLAGQLITETGIAHDGRAGRPRVGLTLSDRGPAGLGLDIRADGLAACAVDLTGNVRHLAFAPSPYAGRTADAVLADLARMADAAIEAIAAESLTVVTATLAVPGPVDAGIVRSAPALGWRDVDAGALLRNATSHLNLPVTVENEANLAALAELYAGGDAGAGFVYVSGGLGIGAGIVLDGQLLRGMRGWSGELGHVTVYPDGKPCPCGARGCLHTYASLEAILGDDPAPAGVTPDAAILTRADAGEPATLAALDTASTTLGIALSDVLNILDIDTVLLGGSYALLTSWLTANARAEINQRVLTTDWAPVTVRPAILGPDAAVIGAALTSIDQIRQRPATWLLHQPTVR; this is encoded by the coding sequence ATGACGACTCCGATCCGGCCGAGCAGCTCACGACGACGCGAAGAGCCGGTCCGGCAGGAGAGCCTGCGCACCATCAACCTCGAGCTTGTGTTCCGGCACATCCTCGCCGCGACCCACCCGATCTCCCGCACCGAGCTGGCGGCCGCGACCGGCCTGACCCGGCCGACCATCACGCGGATCGTCGAAGACCTCCTCGCCGGCCAGCTCATCACCGAGACCGGCATCGCACACGACGGGCGCGCCGGGCGGCCCCGTGTGGGTCTCACGCTCTCCGACCGGGGACCGGCCGGGCTCGGCCTCGACATCCGCGCGGACGGCCTGGCCGCCTGCGCCGTCGACCTGACCGGCAACGTCCGCCACCTGGCCTTCGCGCCGTCGCCGTACGCGGGGCGGACGGCCGACGCGGTGCTGGCCGACCTGGCACGCATGGCCGACGCCGCGATCGAGGCCATCGCCGCGGAGAGCCTCACCGTCGTGACGGCGACATTGGCGGTACCCGGGCCGGTGGACGCCGGCATCGTCCGCTCGGCGCCCGCGCTGGGCTGGCGCGACGTGGACGCCGGCGCCCTGCTGCGCAACGCGACAAGCCACCTCAACCTCCCGGTGACCGTGGAAAACGAGGCCAACCTCGCCGCCCTGGCCGAGCTGTACGCCGGTGGGGATGCCGGCGCCGGCTTCGTGTACGTCTCCGGCGGGCTCGGCATCGGCGCCGGCATTGTCCTAGATGGACAGCTGCTGCGCGGCATGCGCGGCTGGAGCGGCGAGCTGGGACACGTCACCGTGTACCCGGACGGCAAGCCCTGCCCCTGCGGTGCGCGCGGGTGCCTGCACACGTACGCGAGCCTGGAGGCGATCCTCGGCGACGACCCGGCACCGGCCGGCGTCACGCCGGACGCCGCGATCCTGACCCGTGCCGACGCGGGCGAGCCGGCCACGCTGGCCGCGCTCGACACGGCCAGCACCACGCTCGGCATCGCCCTGTCCGACGTGCTGAACATCCTCGACATCGACACCGTGCTGCTCGGCGGCAGCTACGCGCTCCTCACGTCCTGGCTCACCGCCAACGCGCGGGCCGAGATCAACCAGCGGGTGCTCACCACGGACTGGGCGCCGGTCACCGTGCGCCCGGCGATCCTCGGCCCCGACGCGGCGGTCATCGGTGCGGCTCTCACTTCGATCGACCAGATCCGCCAGCGTCCCGCCACGTGGCTGCTCCACCAGCCGACCGTCCGGTAA
- a CDS encoding PmoA family protein yields MAGPGVHPQALDGQPHGTATLRVRGHDVARYVWQPDLPLAMSPRPYLHPVRTLAGVTVTDAAPDSHRHQFGISIAAPDVGGHNFWGGRTFVAGHGPAWLDNHGVQHHERWLRHGGDELAHALRWADAHGAALLREQRTIACRPLTDIAWALAMHTRLTNLTGAPLPIRSPAAQGRPGAGYGGFFWRGAAADTAQVLSPAGSDVRSVHGGTAAWLAVTGVTSGDTWTVLFVPGDETTARDRWFVRARDYLGVGSSLAWDEPLVLGPDETIERSLVTVVVDGPLTPAAAAALARQAT; encoded by the coding sequence ATGGCGGGTCCCGGCGTGCACCCGCAGGCGCTGGATGGCCAGCCGCACGGCACCGCCACCCTGCGCGTGCGGGGACACGACGTCGCGCGGTACGTGTGGCAGCCCGACCTGCCTCTCGCCATGTCGCCGCGCCCGTACCTGCATCCCGTGCGCACGCTCGCCGGCGTCACGGTCACCGACGCGGCCCCGGACTCGCACCGCCACCAGTTCGGCATCAGCATCGCGGCGCCGGACGTGGGCGGGCACAACTTCTGGGGCGGGCGGACGTTCGTCGCCGGCCACGGACCGGCGTGGCTCGACAACCACGGCGTCCAGCACCACGAGCGGTGGCTGCGGCACGGCGGCGACGAGCTCGCGCACGCGCTGCGCTGGGCGGACGCGCACGGAGCGGCGCTGCTGCGCGAGCAGCGGACGATCGCGTGCCGCCCGCTGACCGACATAGCCTGGGCGCTGGCCATGCACACCCGGCTCACCAACCTCACCGGCGCGCCGCTGCCGATCCGCAGCCCGGCCGCGCAGGGGCGCCCCGGCGCGGGGTACGGCGGCTTCTTCTGGCGTGGCGCCGCGGCGGACACCGCGCAGGTGCTCAGCCCGGCCGGCAGCGACGTGCGCTCGGTGCACGGCGGCACCGCGGCCTGGCTCGCCGTCACCGGCGTCACGTCGGGGGACACCTGGACCGTCCTCTTCGTACCCGGAGACGAGACCACCGCCCGCGACCGCTGGTTCGTCCGTGCCCGCGACTACCTCGGGGTCGGCTCCTCGCTGGCCTGGGACGAGCCGCTCGTCCTCGGTCCGGACGAGACGATCGAGCGCAGCCTCGTCACCGTCGTCGTGGACGGGCCGCTGACGCCGGCCGCGGCCGCCGCTCTCGCCCGGCAGGCGACATGA
- a CDS encoding PmoA family protein, producing MLTEPISLRIGDRRVADYAWQPRLPETVSPRPFLHPVRTLAGTEVTESMPADHQHHLGVSVAVADVGGANFWGGRTFVPGRGPVYLPNHGTQRHHRWTTREAASVRHELRWIGPAGTDLVRERRHIAAVPVNDRAWALDFRFELTNVTGEPLAFASPATNGRPGAGYGGFFWRARRGDRRIHVLGPDRTGERRLHGQRTAWLALTGAGSDPWTLIFVAGDPAQPADLWFVRSRDYAGVGSSLAWDQPLVVGSGTSLSRRIITVVADGRLRSREVADIAGEVAALDDERPP from the coding sequence ATGTTGACGGAGCCGATCAGCCTCCGGATCGGCGACCGCCGGGTCGCCGACTACGCCTGGCAGCCGCGGCTGCCCGAGACCGTGTCGCCGCGCCCGTTCCTGCATCCGGTGCGCACGCTCGCGGGTACCGAGGTCACCGAGTCGATGCCCGCCGACCACCAGCACCACCTCGGCGTGAGCGTCGCGGTCGCGGACGTTGGTGGGGCCAACTTCTGGGGCGGCCGCACGTTCGTGCCCGGGCGCGGGCCGGTGTACCTGCCCAACCACGGCACCCAGCGCCACCACCGCTGGACCACGCGCGAGGCCGCCAGCGTCCGCCACGAGCTGCGGTGGATCGGCCCGGCCGGCACCGACCTCGTGCGCGAGCGCCGCCACATCGCCGCGGTCCCCGTCAACGACCGCGCGTGGGCGCTCGACTTCCGGTTCGAGCTCACCAACGTGACCGGCGAGCCGCTCGCCTTCGCGAGCCCGGCGACAAACGGGCGCCCCGGCGCCGGGTACGGCGGCTTCTTCTGGCGGGCCCGCCGCGGGGACCGCCGGATACACGTGCTCGGCCCGGACCGGACCGGTGAGCGGCGCCTGCACGGCCAGCGCACCGCGTGGCTCGCGCTGACCGGCGCGGGCAGCGACCCGTGGACCCTGATCTTCGTGGCGGGCGACCCGGCCCAGCCGGCGGACCTGTGGTTCGTCCGCAGCCGCGACTACGCCGGCGTCGGCTCCTCGCTCGCCTGGGACCAGCCTCTCGTCGTGGGCTCGGGCACCTCGCTCAGTCGCCGTATCATCACCGTCGTGGCCGACGGCCGGCTCCGCTCGCGCGAGGTCGCCGACATCGCCGGTGAGGTTGCGGCGCTCGACGACGAGCGGCCACCGTGA
- a CDS encoding glycoside hydrolase family 43 protein, translated as MTMPWVADNGDGTYRNPVLHADWSDPDVIRVGEDFYLVASSFHRVPGLPILHSRDLVNWSIIGHGLPSLGPEFDTPQHGCGVWAPAIRHHDGRFWIVYPDPDRGIFVITATDPAGPWSRPHLLKGGRGLIDPCPLWDDDGSAYLVHAWAKSRAGFNNKLTCHRMSPDATVLLDAGRHIVDGDALPGYRTLEGPKVYRRDGWYWVFAPAGGVPEGWQSAFRSRHVFGPYEDRIVLAQGDTQVNGPHQGAWVTTVDGADWFLHFQDKGAFGRVVHLQPMRWVDGWPSIGAPPGQPVPSFAKPAGAGVPTAPAAGDDFAGPDLGAQWSWAGNPRDGWASFPPGGGLRLACVPGEGDLRQLPNVLGQRLPADRFRATAALRLTGTAPGARAGLAIVGRGYAWIGIEHTRDGPVLVQRAAAPGEPERDAAPPAALGGSPVAVGVEVAPDARCQFLAGDRPIGPPFVATAGQWVGATLGLFATGEDGAAEFAALGVTAC; from the coding sequence TACGTACCGCAATCCGGTGCTGCACGCGGACTGGTCCGATCCGGACGTGATCCGCGTCGGCGAAGACTTCTACCTCGTCGCGTCGAGCTTTCACCGCGTGCCCGGCCTGCCGATCCTGCACAGCCGTGACCTCGTCAACTGGTCGATCATCGGCCACGGCCTGCCGAGCCTCGGGCCGGAGTTCGACACTCCGCAGCACGGGTGCGGCGTATGGGCGCCGGCCATCCGCCACCACGACGGCCGCTTCTGGATCGTCTACCCCGACCCCGACCGGGGCATCTTCGTCATCACCGCCACCGATCCCGCCGGGCCGTGGAGCCGGCCCCACCTGCTCAAGGGCGGGCGGGGCCTGATCGACCCGTGTCCACTGTGGGATGACGACGGCTCGGCGTACCTGGTGCACGCCTGGGCCAAGAGCCGCGCCGGCTTCAACAACAAGCTCACCTGCCACCGCATGAGCCCGGACGCCACGGTGCTCCTCGACGCCGGGCGGCACATCGTCGACGGCGACGCGCTGCCGGGATACCGCACGCTCGAAGGGCCGAAGGTCTACCGCCGGGACGGCTGGTACTGGGTCTTCGCCCCGGCCGGCGGCGTGCCGGAGGGCTGGCAGTCGGCGTTCCGGTCGCGGCACGTCTTCGGCCCGTACGAGGACAGGATCGTGCTGGCACAGGGCGACACTCAGGTCAACGGCCCGCACCAGGGCGCCTGGGTGACCACAGTGGACGGCGCGGACTGGTTCCTGCACTTCCAGGACAAGGGCGCGTTCGGCCGGGTCGTACACCTGCAGCCCATGCGGTGGGTGGACGGCTGGCCGTCGATCGGTGCACCACCGGGCCAGCCGGTGCCGTCCTTCGCCAAGCCGGCCGGGGCCGGTGTGCCCACCGCGCCCGCCGCGGGCGACGACTTCGCCGGGCCGGACCTCGGCGCGCAGTGGTCCTGGGCGGGCAACCCGCGAGACGGGTGGGCGAGCTTCCCGCCGGGCGGCGGGCTGCGGCTCGCCTGCGTGCCCGGGGAAGGCGACCTGCGACAGCTGCCGAATGTGCTCGGCCAGCGGCTGCCCGCCGACCGCTTCCGCGCCACGGCGGCGCTCCGCCTGACCGGCACCGCTCCCGGCGCGCGGGCCGGCCTCGCGATCGTCGGCCGCGGCTACGCCTGGATCGGGATCGAGCACACCAGGGACGGCCCCGTGCTGGTCCAGCGCGCGGCCGCACCGGGCGAACCCGAGCGGGACGCCGCGCCGCCGGCGGCCCTCGGAGGTTCGCCGGTCGCGGTCGGTGTCGAGGTGGCACCGGACGCGCGTTGCCAGTTTCTGGCCGGGGACCGCCCGATCGGGCCGCCGTTCGTGGCGACGGCCGGCCAATGGGTCGGCGCCACGCTTGGGCTTTTCGCCACCGGAGAGGACGGCGCCGCGGAGTTCGCCGCGCTGGGTGTGACGGCATGTTGA